A genomic window from Lutra lutra chromosome 17, mLutLut1.2, whole genome shotgun sequence includes:
- the LOC125089620 gene encoding F-box/LRR-repeat protein 20-like isoform X4 codes for MAESLPLEMLTHILSFLPLSDQKEASLVSRAWYCAAQNALRETNVQYNIPVSSASLPVIKSLGLRGVTCIGLTSLDGSPASQQVLESVAYHLGPHLQSLCLSGGSPTEASFVALILGCPALRSLDLSGCHSLFTSGTLLAQPETAQRVRQVLRGLCELNLAGLRDLTDLSFNRLSSCAPNLERLSLAYCHLTFELRPARGSFGPPDSSPSQLSFHNLLRFVKERAGRLHALDLSGTGLLPEALKALGGVAGLRLQEPRLHGCQDLSTEAVTALCCLQSGLTSLDLSGCSELADGALLAISRGLGHLWCLRLRKLQRLTDAGCTALGGLRELRSLDLAECCLVSGQGLAQALGSGHRAPAPLASLSLAYCSSLKDASVFCLIQVLGLSLRVLDLSSCVALTNRTVQAICTCLTHLSVLRLAWCTELQDWGLLGLGEPSEEPAQEPQMQLHQELDHQASVPNDPSAQPQGPSLLMLRTLQELDLTACSKLTDASLAKVLQFPELRRLSLSLLPALTDKGLVAVARGCPSLEHLVLSHCSLLSDEGWAQAARSWPRLQHLNLASCGQLTEQTLDTIGQACKQLRMLDVAMCPRISMAAVRHLQAQLPQVTCIQSRPLEMPAPALLARPGSGGQAPRMHQGLQRRPCASCPAHFSHPRPTLTSSRPL; via the exons ATGGCGGAGTCGCTGCCCCTGGAG ATGCTCACACATATTCTGAGCTTTCTGCCTCTGTCAGATCAGAAAGAGGCCTCCCTCGTGAGCCGGGCTTGGTACTGTGCAGCCCAGAATGCCCTTCGGGAG ACAAATGTGCAGTACAACATCCCCgtgtcctctgcctccctcccagtcATCAAGAGCCTGGGCCTCAGGGGCGTCACCTGCATCGGCCTGACCAGCCTGGATGGCTCGCCAGCTTCGCAACAGGTGCTGGAGTCTGTCGCCTACCACTTGGGCCCCCACCTGCAGAGTTTGTGCCTTAGTGGGGGCAGCCCCACGGAGGCCTCCTTTGTGGCCTTGATCCTGGGCTGCCCGGCCCTGCGTAGCCTTGACCTCAGTGGCTGCCATAGCCTCTTCACATCGGGCACACTGCTCGCACAGCCCGAGACGGCGCAGCGGGTCCGGCAGGTGTTGCGTGGCCTGTGTGAGCTCAACTTGGCTGGCCTGCGGGACCTGACCGACCTCAGTTTCAACAGGCTCAGCAGCTGTGCCCCCAACCTGGAGCGCCTCTCTTTGGCCTACTGTCACCTCACTTTTGAACTACGCCCAGCCCGGGGCTCCTTTGGCCCCCCAgattcctccccctcccagctctcCTTCCACAACCTGCTGCGATTCGTGAAGGAGAGAGCTGGTAGGCTGCACGCCCTGGACCTGAGCGGTACTGGCTTGCTCCCCGAGGCCCTGAAGGCCCTGGGCGGGGTGGCCGGGCTGCGGCTGCAGGAGCCGAGGCTGCACGGCTGCCAGGACCTCTCCACAGAGGCTGTGACCGCCCTGTGCTGTCTGCAGTCGGGCCTGACCTCCCTGGATCTCAGCGGCTGCTCAGAACTGGCCGACGGCGCACTCCTGGCCATCAGCCGGGGCCTGGGGCACCTGTGGTGCCTCCGCCTAAGGAAGCTGCAGCGGCTGACGGACGCGGGATGCACAGCGCTGGGGGGGCTGCGGGAACTGCGCAGCCTGGACCTGGCAGAGTGCTGTCTGGTGAGcgggcagggcctggcccaggcccTGGGTTCAGGGCACAGGGCTCCAGCCCCCTTGGCCTCCCTCAGCCTGGCCTACTGCTCCTCTCTCAAG GATGCCTCAGTGTTCTGCCTGATCCAAGTGCTGGGCCTGAGCCTTAGGGTGCTAGACTTGTCCTCCTGTGTGGCCCTCACCAATAGGACCGTGCAGGCCATCTGCACCTGCCTAACCCACCTCTCTGTCCTGCGTCTGGCCTGGTGCACGGAGCTCCAAGACTGGGGTCTACTGGGGCTGGGAGAACCAAGTGAGGAGCCTGCGCAGGAGCCCCAGATGCAG CTACATCAAGAGCTGGACCATCAGGCCTCGGTCCCCAACGACCCTTCTGCCCAGCCACAGGGCCCGTCACTGCTCATGCTGCGGACCCTGCAGGAGTTGGACCTCACAGCCTGCAGCAAACTTACTGATGCCAGTTTGGCCAAG GTGCTCCAGTTCCCCGAGCTGAGGCGGCTGTCCCTGAGCCTATTGCCAGCGCTCACAGACAAGGGCTTGGTGGCCGTGGCCAGGGGCTGCCCCAGCCTGGAACATTTGGTGCTAAGTCATTGCAGCCTCCTCAGCGATGAGGGCTGGGCCCAGGCAGCCCGCTCCTGGCCCAGGCTGCAGCACCTCAACCTGGCCAGCTGCGGACAGCTCACAGAGCA AACCCTGGATACCATCGGGCAGGCATGCAAGCAGCTCCGGATGTTAGATGTGGCCATGTGCCCTCGTATCAGCATGGCTGCCGTCAGGCACCTCCAAGCCCAGCTGCCCCAGGTGACCTGCATCCAGTCCCG GCCTCTGGAAATGCCAGCTCCTGCTCTCCTGGCCAGGCCTGGGTCTGGAGGCCAGGCCCCCAGGATGCATCAGGGGCTACAAAGGAGACCTTGTGCCTCCTGCCCTGCCCACTTCTCACACCCAAGGCCCACCCTCACCTCGTCTCGTCCCCTGTAA
- the LOC125089620 gene encoding F-box/LRR-repeat protein 20-like isoform X1: protein MAESLPLEMLTHILSFLPLSDQKEASLVSRAWYCAAQNALRETNVQYNIPVSSASLPVIKSLGLRGVTCIGLTSLDGSPASQQVLESVAYHLGPHLQSLCLSGGSPTEASFVALILGCPALRSLDLSGCHSLFTSGTLLAQPETAQRVRQVLRGLCELNLAGLRDLTDLSFNRLSSCAPNLERLSLAYCHLTFELRPARGSFGPPDSSPSQLSFHNLLRFVKERAGRLHALDLSGTGLLPEALKALGGVAGLRLQEPRLHGCQDLSTEAVTALCCLQSGLTSLDLSGCSELADGALLAISRGLGHLWCLRLRKLQRLTDAGCTALGGLRELRSLDLAECCLVSGQGLAQALGSGHRAPAPLASLSLAYCSSLKDASVFCLIQVLGLSLRVLDLSSCVALTNRTVQAICTCLTHLSVLRLAWCTELQDWGLLGLGEPSEEPAQEPQMQLHQELDHQASVPNDPSAQPQGPSLLMLRTLQELDLTACSKLTDASLAKVLQFPELRRLSLSLLPALTDKGLVAVARGCPSLEHLVLSHCSLLSDEGWAQAARSWPRLQHLNLASCGQLTEQTLDTIGQACKQLRMLDVAMCPRISMAAVRHLQAQLPQVTCIQSRTGYRANPGQPRGLSAPVCPRAQQEPFPAIHRCHRPLEMPAPALLARPGSGGQAPRMHQGLQRRPCASCPAHFSHPRPTLTSSRPL from the exons ATGGCGGAGTCGCTGCCCCTGGAG ATGCTCACACATATTCTGAGCTTTCTGCCTCTGTCAGATCAGAAAGAGGCCTCCCTCGTGAGCCGGGCTTGGTACTGTGCAGCCCAGAATGCCCTTCGGGAG ACAAATGTGCAGTACAACATCCCCgtgtcctctgcctccctcccagtcATCAAGAGCCTGGGCCTCAGGGGCGTCACCTGCATCGGCCTGACCAGCCTGGATGGCTCGCCAGCTTCGCAACAGGTGCTGGAGTCTGTCGCCTACCACTTGGGCCCCCACCTGCAGAGTTTGTGCCTTAGTGGGGGCAGCCCCACGGAGGCCTCCTTTGTGGCCTTGATCCTGGGCTGCCCGGCCCTGCGTAGCCTTGACCTCAGTGGCTGCCATAGCCTCTTCACATCGGGCACACTGCTCGCACAGCCCGAGACGGCGCAGCGGGTCCGGCAGGTGTTGCGTGGCCTGTGTGAGCTCAACTTGGCTGGCCTGCGGGACCTGACCGACCTCAGTTTCAACAGGCTCAGCAGCTGTGCCCCCAACCTGGAGCGCCTCTCTTTGGCCTACTGTCACCTCACTTTTGAACTACGCCCAGCCCGGGGCTCCTTTGGCCCCCCAgattcctccccctcccagctctcCTTCCACAACCTGCTGCGATTCGTGAAGGAGAGAGCTGGTAGGCTGCACGCCCTGGACCTGAGCGGTACTGGCTTGCTCCCCGAGGCCCTGAAGGCCCTGGGCGGGGTGGCCGGGCTGCGGCTGCAGGAGCCGAGGCTGCACGGCTGCCAGGACCTCTCCACAGAGGCTGTGACCGCCCTGTGCTGTCTGCAGTCGGGCCTGACCTCCCTGGATCTCAGCGGCTGCTCAGAACTGGCCGACGGCGCACTCCTGGCCATCAGCCGGGGCCTGGGGCACCTGTGGTGCCTCCGCCTAAGGAAGCTGCAGCGGCTGACGGACGCGGGATGCACAGCGCTGGGGGGGCTGCGGGAACTGCGCAGCCTGGACCTGGCAGAGTGCTGTCTGGTGAGcgggcagggcctggcccaggcccTGGGTTCAGGGCACAGGGCTCCAGCCCCCTTGGCCTCCCTCAGCCTGGCCTACTGCTCCTCTCTCAAG GATGCCTCAGTGTTCTGCCTGATCCAAGTGCTGGGCCTGAGCCTTAGGGTGCTAGACTTGTCCTCCTGTGTGGCCCTCACCAATAGGACCGTGCAGGCCATCTGCACCTGCCTAACCCACCTCTCTGTCCTGCGTCTGGCCTGGTGCACGGAGCTCCAAGACTGGGGTCTACTGGGGCTGGGAGAACCAAGTGAGGAGCCTGCGCAGGAGCCCCAGATGCAG CTACATCAAGAGCTGGACCATCAGGCCTCGGTCCCCAACGACCCTTCTGCCCAGCCACAGGGCCCGTCACTGCTCATGCTGCGGACCCTGCAGGAGTTGGACCTCACAGCCTGCAGCAAACTTACTGATGCCAGTTTGGCCAAG GTGCTCCAGTTCCCCGAGCTGAGGCGGCTGTCCCTGAGCCTATTGCCAGCGCTCACAGACAAGGGCTTGGTGGCCGTGGCCAGGGGCTGCCCCAGCCTGGAACATTTGGTGCTAAGTCATTGCAGCCTCCTCAGCGATGAGGGCTGGGCCCAGGCAGCCCGCTCCTGGCCCAGGCTGCAGCACCTCAACCTGGCCAGCTGCGGACAGCTCACAGAGCA AACCCTGGATACCATCGGGCAGGCATGCAAGCAGCTCCGGATGTTAGATGTGGCCATGTGCCCTCGTATCAGCATGGCTGCCGTCAGGCACCTCCAAGCCCAGCTGCCCCAGGTGACCTGCATCCAGTCCCG GACTGGGTATAGGGCTAATCCAGGGCAGCCCAGGGGCCTTTCTGCCCCAGTCTGCCCTAGAGCCCAGCAGGAGCCCTTCCCAGCTATACATCGCTGCCACAGGCCTCTGGAAATGCCAGCTCCTGCTCTCCTGGCCAGGCCTGGGTCTGGAGGCCAGGCCCCCAGGATGCATCAGGGGCTACAAAGGAGACCTTGTGCCTCCTGCCCTGCCCACTTCTCACACCCAAGGCCCACCCTCACCTCGTCTCGTCCCCTGTAA
- the LOC125089620 gene encoding F-box/LRR-repeat protein 20-like isoform X8, with protein MAESLPLEMLTHILSFLPLSDQKEASLVSRAWYCAAQNALRETNVQYNIPVSSASLPVIKSLGLRGVTCIGLTSLDGSPASQQVLESVAYHLGPHLQSLCLSGGSPTEASFVALILGCPALRSLDLSGCHSLFTSGTLLAQPETAQRVRQVLRGLCELNLAGLRDLTDLSFNRLSSCAPNLERLSLAYCHLTFELRPARGSFGPPDSSPSQLSFHNLLRFVKERAGRLHALDLSGTGLLPEALKALGGVAGLRLQEPRLHGCQDLSTEAVTALCCLQSGLTSLDLSGCSELADGALLAISRGLGHLWCLRLRKLQRLTDAGCTALGGLRELRSLDLAECCLVSGQGLAQALGSGHRAPAPLASLSLAYCSSLKDASVFCLIQVLGLSLRVLDLSSCVALTNRTVQAICTCLTHLSVLRLAWCTELQDWGLLGLGEPSEEPAQEPQMQLHQELDHQASVPNDPSAQPQGPSLLMLRTLQELDLTACSKLTDASLAKVLQFPELRRLSLSLLPALTDKGLVAVARGCPSLEHLVLSHCSLLSDEGWAQAARSWPRLQHLNLASCGQLTEQTLDTIGQACKQLRMLDVAMCPRISMAAVRHLQAQLPQDWV; from the exons ATGGCGGAGTCGCTGCCCCTGGAG ATGCTCACACATATTCTGAGCTTTCTGCCTCTGTCAGATCAGAAAGAGGCCTCCCTCGTGAGCCGGGCTTGGTACTGTGCAGCCCAGAATGCCCTTCGGGAG ACAAATGTGCAGTACAACATCCCCgtgtcctctgcctccctcccagtcATCAAGAGCCTGGGCCTCAGGGGCGTCACCTGCATCGGCCTGACCAGCCTGGATGGCTCGCCAGCTTCGCAACAGGTGCTGGAGTCTGTCGCCTACCACTTGGGCCCCCACCTGCAGAGTTTGTGCCTTAGTGGGGGCAGCCCCACGGAGGCCTCCTTTGTGGCCTTGATCCTGGGCTGCCCGGCCCTGCGTAGCCTTGACCTCAGTGGCTGCCATAGCCTCTTCACATCGGGCACACTGCTCGCACAGCCCGAGACGGCGCAGCGGGTCCGGCAGGTGTTGCGTGGCCTGTGTGAGCTCAACTTGGCTGGCCTGCGGGACCTGACCGACCTCAGTTTCAACAGGCTCAGCAGCTGTGCCCCCAACCTGGAGCGCCTCTCTTTGGCCTACTGTCACCTCACTTTTGAACTACGCCCAGCCCGGGGCTCCTTTGGCCCCCCAgattcctccccctcccagctctcCTTCCACAACCTGCTGCGATTCGTGAAGGAGAGAGCTGGTAGGCTGCACGCCCTGGACCTGAGCGGTACTGGCTTGCTCCCCGAGGCCCTGAAGGCCCTGGGCGGGGTGGCCGGGCTGCGGCTGCAGGAGCCGAGGCTGCACGGCTGCCAGGACCTCTCCACAGAGGCTGTGACCGCCCTGTGCTGTCTGCAGTCGGGCCTGACCTCCCTGGATCTCAGCGGCTGCTCAGAACTGGCCGACGGCGCACTCCTGGCCATCAGCCGGGGCCTGGGGCACCTGTGGTGCCTCCGCCTAAGGAAGCTGCAGCGGCTGACGGACGCGGGATGCACAGCGCTGGGGGGGCTGCGGGAACTGCGCAGCCTGGACCTGGCAGAGTGCTGTCTGGTGAGcgggcagggcctggcccaggcccTGGGTTCAGGGCACAGGGCTCCAGCCCCCTTGGCCTCCCTCAGCCTGGCCTACTGCTCCTCTCTCAAG GATGCCTCAGTGTTCTGCCTGATCCAAGTGCTGGGCCTGAGCCTTAGGGTGCTAGACTTGTCCTCCTGTGTGGCCCTCACCAATAGGACCGTGCAGGCCATCTGCACCTGCCTAACCCACCTCTCTGTCCTGCGTCTGGCCTGGTGCACGGAGCTCCAAGACTGGGGTCTACTGGGGCTGGGAGAACCAAGTGAGGAGCCTGCGCAGGAGCCCCAGATGCAG CTACATCAAGAGCTGGACCATCAGGCCTCGGTCCCCAACGACCCTTCTGCCCAGCCACAGGGCCCGTCACTGCTCATGCTGCGGACCCTGCAGGAGTTGGACCTCACAGCCTGCAGCAAACTTACTGATGCCAGTTTGGCCAAG GTGCTCCAGTTCCCCGAGCTGAGGCGGCTGTCCCTGAGCCTATTGCCAGCGCTCACAGACAAGGGCTTGGTGGCCGTGGCCAGGGGCTGCCCCAGCCTGGAACATTTGGTGCTAAGTCATTGCAGCCTCCTCAGCGATGAGGGCTGGGCCCAGGCAGCCCGCTCCTGGCCCAGGCTGCAGCACCTCAACCTGGCCAGCTGCGGACAGCTCACAGAGCA AACCCTGGATACCATCGGGCAGGCATGCAAGCAGCTCCGGATGTTAGATGTGGCCATGTGCCCTCGTATCAGCATGGCTGCCGTCAGGCACCTCCAAGCCCAGCTGCCCCAG GACTGGGTATAG